From the Synechococcus sp. HK01-R genome, one window contains:
- a CDS encoding DUF3370 domain-containing protein yields MAGQQAKPLNGRFNDVPVLHSNQPEIVEGPGILVNTAPGSAIAIETNQPLKNATHTFNGEFGVHMHHKYYPGDANKLGGRRQRGLLTIAAIAINPGDQPVTLRFSKGSVKNSFEAPYHPNKLMGVKPLGPRPWNTGPGDATAVQMLRGELDRRLPREVVIPPRSRRVIVSTVLPARGIANGLLRGSSDGPFQMAVVAAEETDNEQQLIAVLDRGMLAPGRIYLNRIAEIKSGKVFSRVAGVALGDEYKALIRHDLSQGPLHVPLTSTHKHHFGTREIQVNALSTRMVDSAVNNVGTYGVRFDIDLNLSGEGPYDLVFSHPVASGRPPFTAFRGSIGIKSAEGYQEVHVGLRSGQSLPIAKLNLKGGELNPVRVSLVYPADATPGHLLSVVPIQQLAILRRREETLEAARQAEAARRRSVSPTQAPPALNAPTGQDAKTAKTKEQDKAGPKTNNPTPASKPARPRQTYPSSPLPPPPVLVAPRSGLNPMPPAMILPQRVNQSLEQRYRDAIRAQQEWLRRLQGR; encoded by the coding sequence ATGGCTGGCCAGCAGGCAAAGCCGCTCAACGGCCGCTTCAACGATGTGCCCGTGCTGCACTCCAACCAACCAGAAATTGTTGAGGGTCCAGGAATACTGGTGAACACGGCACCAGGCTCAGCAATTGCTATTGAAACAAACCAACCTTTAAAGAATGCGACTCACACATTCAATGGAGAGTTTGGTGTTCATATGCATCATAAATACTATCCTGGAGATGCCAATAAGTTAGGTGGACGGCGCCAGCGTGGCCTTCTAACTATTGCAGCGATTGCGATTAACCCCGGCGACCAGCCAGTTACCCTTCGATTCAGCAAAGGATCAGTCAAAAACAGTTTCGAGGCGCCATACCATCCCAACAAACTGATGGGGGTGAAGCCTCTGGGACCCAGGCCTTGGAATACAGGCCCTGGTGATGCCACAGCAGTGCAGATGTTGCGAGGAGAACTGGACAGACGATTACCTCGAGAGGTTGTCATCCCGCCACGATCCAGGCGTGTAATTGTCAGCACGGTTCTACCAGCACGAGGGATTGCCAATGGCCTTCTGCGCGGATCGAGTGATGGCCCCTTTCAAATGGCAGTTGTTGCAGCAGAGGAAACAGATAATGAGCAACAGTTAATAGCTGTGCTCGATCGCGGAATGCTCGCACCTGGGCGTATCTATCTCAACAGGATTGCCGAAATCAAAAGCGGGAAAGTCTTTTCAAGGGTTGCTGGCGTAGCGCTTGGGGATGAATACAAAGCTTTGATTCGTCATGATTTATCGCAGGGGCCGTTGCATGTGCCACTCACAAGTACGCACAAGCATCACTTTGGAACCCGCGAAATCCAGGTGAATGCTCTCAGCACCCGCATGGTTGATTCCGCAGTGAACAATGTGGGGACCTATGGAGTGCGCTTTGATATTGACCTCAACCTCTCCGGCGAAGGTCCTTACGACCTCGTATTCAGCCACCCTGTGGCGTCAGGACGTCCGCCATTCACCGCCTTTCGAGGATCAATCGGCATCAAGAGTGCAGAGGGTTACCAGGAAGTGCATGTCGGTCTCAGGTCGGGTCAGAGCCTTCCCATTGCCAAGCTCAATCTTAAAGGCGGCGAACTAAATCCCGTTCGGGTCAGTCTCGTTTATCCAGCGGATGCAACGCCAGGACATCTGCTGAGTGTTGTTCCCATCCAGCAGCTCGCCATCCTGCGTCGTCGTGAAGAAACCCTGGAAGCAGCCCGTCAGGCCGAAGCTGCACGCCGGCGATCCGTCAGTCCAACCCAGGCTCCCCCTGCCCTGAATGCTCCAACCGGTCAGGACGCCAAGACCGCCAAGACAAAAGAGCAGGACAAAGCCGGGCCCAAAACGAACAACCCGACGCCAGCCAGCAAACCAGCACGCCCTCGGCAGACATATCCAAGTTCTCCGCTGCCACCGCCGCCGGTCCTGGTCGCTCCCCGTAGCGGCCTGAATCCGATGCCTCCGGCCATGATCCTCCCTCAAAGGGTGAATCAAAGTCTCGAGCAACGCTATCGAGATGCGATCCGAGCCCAGCAGGAATGGCTCAGGCGTCTACAGGGCCGATAG